The sequence ACGAAAACGGAAAATCCTCAACGACAGTGCGGGCGACGCTTCCTCACTGGATCTCAACACATTTTCGCCGGTTCGCCGCAATGTCAATGTGTCGCACCTGCTGGATCGGCCGGTGACCGTAGCCCGTCCAGCCACTCCGGAAATCGATATGTCCAGCGTTTCGAACGCGCTCCAGTCGCGCAACATCCAGGCTTCGACGCTGAAGTTCGGCTTCCTCGGGCTCGGCATCATGGGCTGCGGCATGGTTAAGAATCTTCTGAACTCGGGCCACTCGGTGGTCGTATGGAACCGGACGGCCACCAAGTGCCGAAAGTTTCTGGAAGCAGGCGCCGAAGTTGCCGACACCCCGTCGGACGTGATCGAAATGACAGACGTGACGTTCTCGTGCGTTGCCGATCCGCAGGTTGCCAAAGAGGTAAGTTTTAGAATGTTGCTGGAATTTGATGATTCTGATTGCGTTTTATTGTTCTAGTTGGTGTTCGGAAATTGTGGTGTCATGTCGGCAAACCTGGTCGGGAAGGGCTACGTCGAAATGACCGGCGTCGACCCGGAAACGTCACAGGACATTGCGGAACAAATTATCGCCAAAGGAGGGCGATATCTGGAGGCACAAGTAAGAATCATCCATTAATTATTGAAGTTCATATCTAACGGCAGTCCCACCCAACAGATTCAGGGATCGAAAAACCAAGCGGAGGAAGGAACGTTAATAATTTTGGCCGCTGGTGAGCAGTTGCTGTTCGAAGAGTGTCAGACGTGCTTCGAAGCTATCTCGCGCCACTCGTTCTACATGGGAAACGTAGGCAATGCTACCAAGATGAATCTGGTCCTTCAGATGATCTCCGGCGTGATGCTGGCCGGAATTGCAGAGGGTCTGGCGTTGGGTAAGTTGATGTCGAATTTGTGACGAAGATTTTTCCATATGTTCATTTGTGTGCTTTGTTTTTGTAGCTGACCGGGCGGGACTTCAACAAAAGGACGTTCTCGAAGTGCTGGAATTGACAAGCATGTCGTCAGATTTGGTGTTGCAGAAGGGAAACggtaagagtttttttttcgattttttatatTAGAGAATGGAGGGACTAGAGAATAAGAGCTCTTTTCCCACTGCCCTTGATATTGATGAGAAGAAGCTTCAAAGAACGATCAAAGGGACGGCCCCAGCATTTGGCTGCTTCGTTTATTGAACCTTCCCTGTAGGACAGCCTTCCATGGGAGATTAGGCCTATCGATCCGCCGCACTGTCGTATGATGTAGCTTCAGTTGTGGATTCACTTCTTCGTCGATCTCCGAATTCTCCGACGGAGATACTGTCCACTGTTTGAGAACGACATGATTTCCTTATTTGTCTTACGCTTCTTTGATTATCGACGACCGCAAGCAATGGTGATTTTCATAGGATAGGATTATAGGAACCGGCAGATTTTGCGAGATGTGACATGTGGACAAACAGCTTGATTCGGCTTATTGACGATTGTGTAGTTTGAAGTCCACTTGTTGCACCAGGCCTTCATCTTTTCCCTTTTGTTTGCTTGACTTCTAATGTTAAagttcgagattcaggatggtGTCGAACCTagggccttcatgtttttcgatgatttggTATAgaccgtcaattcgccagctgaaatctccaactcctccgagaagtcgttgggagtaAGATGGATGTTGTTTCCATGCTCGTAAACgactgcttcgtgtggactggcGATGTTTTCTCCAAGATTGTGAGTAGACGATGAGTAGACGTTGCTGGCTAGAAGCTGCTTGAAGGGGTTTCCATCACCTCTAACGACTGTGCGCTTCGGCAccttttttttaacgaaggtaatggaaatctgtaaccagacacctggggaggcgaacccaggtagtgtggggatgggatcaccactcccgacccactaaaaccaactccttcctctccagtcattcccccgacccgcaattaagcaatacttcgggggatgactatagggcattgcgccccctacatgacgtacacaagttaACGTATGCGCATCAACTCTCctacactccccatgcaacacatttgcacaagacacactggcaccacatgtgccccaacactctcCTGCCTATGTTGCTCGAGTTACAGCAAGAGAAACTACGGATAACCTGCATAACCATGCTGCCATCTCACAACACagacagtcctcattcagtatgatgttcaccccgtcctgcaacagggtggcaccacttgtctaccaagccggaggcgaccctaggttggtggctcctatgccgttcctacctcagctaccaggcagaccctttcatgtctcctattttggaggtgccgcagaagcatcaaccccccgacactcctgccaggcataGCGAGACTATCGTGTCCCCTAATgttgaggtgccgcagaggtatctgccccccgacactcctgccaggtcTAGCGAGACTGCACTCAATCCGTCCCTGGCAGCCGGATCACATTACTGCCTAAGCAGTCACTCTGACCACACGTACCATGCGaatctaatgtcgaattcgtttttaaaaagttccaacctagcttggaaccagttccaacctaagtgctgtcaaagtgtttttttattcgctcaggttggaactaggttcgcactagttccaaccccaaagctgtcgggttcgcactgtgttgttttacggtttcgcaccaggttcaccaatacaactgcacTTCATCTGTCAAAACCATATGGGTGGAATAAACAAGCCGAAGGGAAATACAAACCAGAGTAAAAACGAAACTGTTTGTGCATTTAATAAAGAATGCGCAACGAAAGCCGTTTTACGGAAATTTTTTATTCCCTATGATATTTGTCAACATTTGCATTATAGTTAAATTCCcttagatttttttcagtaatcccaggataatttgttttaaacggaaatattatATTGCAATTTGTTCTAAAACTCCcccattaattatttatttaagtagttcttcaaaaaatcatacggaaattctttaaagaattcttataattcgttcaggtattcctccttgaagtcttgtatgcattccattGCGAATTCTTCCCAGAATGCATTAGTGCAatatttcaggtattccttcataatatttttccagacgttcatctggaaattcctccaaaagttcctacgaaatttcttccaagaatttctctcgaagttcctccaagaattcctccgggagttcttccaggaattcctccaaaagttcctccaggaattccttcaaaaattcctccaggaattcctccggaacatccttcagaagtccttccagaaatttctccggaatttccttcggaagttctttcagaaattcctccggaaatttttcccgaaatttcatcaggaattccttcggatgttcctccaataatttttCCGGATGTTCTTttggaagctcttccaggaattgctctgaaacctcctccacgaatttctccggaggtatttctggagggacttcctgagaaatttcgggagggacttccgaaggaatttttggagggacttctggaggtattcctggagaaactttcggaggaacttctagataaactttcggaatgaatttctggaggaaccaccggaggaattcttggaggaacagctggagcaattcctggaggacctaccggaggaattcctgggagaacttccggaggaattcctggaggaactaccggaggaatttatggtggaacttccggatggttttctggaagagcttccggaggaatttctggaggaacttccgtaggaatttctggaggaacagctggtgggattcctggatgaacttccggaggaattcctggaggaacttcctgaaaaattcctgaaggaagttctagaggaattcctggcggaatctctggaggaacttccggaagatttcctggaggaacttccggaggaatttctggaggatctttcggacgaattcttggaggaacttccggaggaattcctggaggaaccaccggaggaatacctggaggaaattctggaggaacttccggaggaattcctgacggtacttctggaggaactcctaaataaatttgagtaggatttcatgaatgaatttccaaatgatttactgaaggaacttccggaagaagttttgaagtatttttgggacgaattcctgaaggaatgttccaaagattttctgaaggaacttccgaaggaaatttttaaggaaCTTCGGAACTTTCCTGACGAACTCCCGAGTTCCGAACGTAACTTCAGGAagaagaggaacttctgaatagattcctgaagaaatttccgaaggaatacctgaagaaacatccggaggaattccagaaagaaactCCAAGTAAATGCCTgcaagaacttgcggaggaattcctgaagaagcgaaAAGGAATAGAGAATCTGGGGTAGATATATCCATCCAAAAGTAAATTTCGTAATTCGCGAAAATCAGAGCGCGTACTTGATcatttttatcatgatctgattcgtTGAGGCCCACAAACATGCCAGTGCACTGGTAAAGTCCGGTATGGTgtcgatcatatgtttcgaatcaaaacaaacacgatgccacgcacaccaccatatccaatgacagatggaactgaaaacgtttttttattcagggttcgggttggcactgacccaggtttaaaaacgaattcgacataacttgtgtgctcgctcatacattcagtccctatcgcttgcaccactctCTTGACTTTCAGTCTCTCACTCAGTGGAGGTTGTAATACCTCCATCTCCCATTTGTATCCACTCAGTGCACTCagtggatgtaatgccaataagaagaagaagaagaagatgtcctGAGATATATATCGAATATATAATATAGATATATCGGTACTGCCTTCCCTGTGCATGCACGCCAGTCCGATATGATGATATATATCTCAAGTCATATAATCGGTGGACCATCATGCATCGCTGCATCACCATGTTCAAGTGTACTGAACATAGAGGACGGCGATTCTTACCGACTAGTTTCTGGATCGGTGCGACCGGTCCAGAACTTGCGTTTTTTGGTGTTCTGAGGTTATCCAATATATATGGTATATCTGATATATATGGAATAACTTGAACAATCAATCCGAAAATAGAGGACAGCAAGAACAGGTTCCGGACAGGTGCGACCAGGTTCGGGACTTGCTTTTTTTTGTTCTGATTTTCTTCCCATATATATGATATATATCAAATATATGAGACATACACGCAgagaaatgttttttaaactcaatgatattatgtataaaaaaatctaaagggtTATATAGGTACAAGATAcaaccgcccgacgtaaactacgtaaagcagatcataagataataattaatttgcttagagcttagagtgattgaaattttgactttttcgctcccctatgcttgaacgataacatttgctgttttgatgaacctcctaaattttcaactgaattggttgtaatttaactgagtacgagcagtttgaagtttgtatggaaatcgcctcgtatgtgaaagatcgtttcgtgaggcggctcattaactatttagggggagattCCCTAGcgacctcccaataccggataCTTCTTAAAACGAAAGgaaaagctattgaaaaggcttTTAACGGCATGggatatcagatcttcatgtggtcagctttgtacaaaatttgaaattgaataaaaatgcttAACATTTTGTTGTTTCCCGTTATTTTAGAAGGTttcatcaacaatattaaaatcaatctaatgcattctgattatgtgaaTATATGGACCATATACCATATATtagccatattttaaataatgtgatgatttgttagatgtaccatgtaattgtggtgttcggatgttgagatttttcatagccattttttacacctgttattgttacacttacttcaattcaattgtttcttcttgctgagaaagTCACAGAAactagcagaaacaaaaattgaagaggacattCAAAAAGGTGAGAATTTGGATTAAGATGTAAAAAAattagctgaagagtcaaataagctctactagggggaatgacggctttggcaggttttgttctattattgtcagggggttttttatgactgattttgctcaaatttggcctaaacattctttgcatatcaaagaatattgtggccaaatttcataaaattcgatcgacaaaaaccccctgccaataatagaacaaaacctggcaaagccgtctgttcccctaacaatttttaatatttacagcttgaagcacgtgaaaaatatgattacaggcatacctcgattatatggactttttcgatgcaaaaaagtccatataatcgaattttccatataatcgaagcaaa comes from Armigeres subalbatus isolate Guangzhou_Male chromosome 2, GZ_Asu_2, whole genome shotgun sequence and encodes:
- the LOC134212683 gene encoding cytokine-like nuclear factor N-PAC isoform X2, producing MTDSKGYAVNDLVWAKMKGFSPWPGRVSEPPVELRRITVKKNIPVQCIFFFGSNNYAWIEENQLRPYLEVKEKMLSSCKSAGVREAIQQIEEFITSPENFQHLFASEQENRPDPDVEFNKLREGASEEEASINNTSTPAALESVESTPVATKKSATKKKAASTTKARAIGNKAKAAASLDGTSSPKRKRKILNDSAGDASSLDLNTFSPVRRNVNVSHLLDRPVTVARPATPEIDMSSVSNALQSRNIQASTLKFGFLGLGIMGCGMVKNLLNSGHSVVVWNRTATKCRKFLEAGAEVADTPSDVIEMTDVTFSCVADPQVAKELVFGNCGVMSANLVGKGYVEMTGVDPETSQDIAEQIIAKGGRYLEAQIQGSKNQAEEGTLIILAAGEQLLFEECQTCFEAISRHSFYMGNVGNATKMNLVLQMISGVMLAGIAEGLALADRAGLQQKDVLEVLELTSMSSDLVLQKGNAIIKGEFPTQLPLKHMQKDLKLALNMADGLEQSIPLAAASNEVFKHAKRLGYGSHDASALYVRSRF
- the LOC134212683 gene encoding cytokine-like nuclear factor N-PAC isoform X1; the encoded protein is MTDSKGYAVNDLVWAKMKGFSPWPGRVSEPPVELRRITVKKNIPVQCIFFFGSNNYAWIEENQLRPYLEVKEKMLSSCKSAGVREAIQQIEEFITSPENFQHLFASEQENRPDPDVEFNKLREGASEEEASINNTSTPAALESVESTPVATKKSATKKKVRASLPIKLNIEKAASTTKARAIGNKAKAAASLDGTSSPKRKRKILNDSAGDASSLDLNTFSPVRRNVNVSHLLDRPVTVARPATPEIDMSSVSNALQSRNIQASTLKFGFLGLGIMGCGMVKNLLNSGHSVVVWNRTATKCRKFLEAGAEVADTPSDVIEMTDVTFSCVADPQVAKELVFGNCGVMSANLVGKGYVEMTGVDPETSQDIAEQIIAKGGRYLEAQIQGSKNQAEEGTLIILAAGEQLLFEECQTCFEAISRHSFYMGNVGNATKMNLVLQMISGVMLAGIAEGLALADRAGLQQKDVLEVLELTSMSSDLVLQKGNAIIKGEFPTQLPLKHMQKDLKLALNMADGLEQSIPLAAASNEVFKHAKRLGYGSHDASALYVRSRF